One Halobacterium sp. DL1 DNA window includes the following coding sequences:
- a CDS encoding transposase IS605 gives MKRANTFDVIPQSPEDEELLRRLLDASAALWNEINYERRENYADPDGDVWDISEYRGRYSGVLGASTVQQIERKNREAWKSFFSLKKKGEANGKPGFWGNSEDGRELRTYIRNTSYSVEWGEYSRLEILVGKDLKDEYGLGHRERLRLELRGDPNWKEYDKQGRLELFYDEQAQSFRAFQPVTISEDHSRLAQPLASEEAALDIGANNLVACTTTTGQQLLYEGRDLFERFRETTREIARLQSLLEDGRYSSHRIRRLYDRRTKRRDHAQDALARDLIERLYDEGVSTVYVGALTDVLETHWSVETNAKTHNFWAFRAFVNRLACTAEEYGMSVEVRSEAWTSQECPNCGSTEDTTRHHDTLTCPCGFEGHADLTASETFLRRQTTVTRSMARPVCLKWDDHNWSESPRSVPNEEHTNPQVASVSR, from the coding sequence ATGAAGCGAGCCAACACGTTCGACGTGATTCCGCAGTCCCCAGAGGACGAGGAGTTGCTTCGACGGCTGTTGGACGCTTCTGCCGCTCTCTGGAACGAAATCAACTATGAGCGCCGCGAGAACTATGCTGACCCAGATGGAGACGTATGGGACATCAGCGAGTATCGCGGTCGCTACAGCGGTGTTCTCGGTGCGTCCACGGTTCAGCAGATTGAGCGCAAGAACCGCGAAGCGTGGAAGTCGTTCTTCAGCCTCAAGAAGAAGGGAGAAGCGAACGGCAAACCCGGATTCTGGGGCAACTCGGAAGACGGGAGAGAACTCCGCACGTACATCCGCAACACGTCGTACTCCGTTGAGTGGGGTGAATACTCCCGACTCGAAATCCTTGTCGGCAAAGACCTGAAAGACGAGTACGGATTGGGACACCGCGAACGCCTCCGGCTCGAACTTCGAGGCGACCCCAACTGGAAAGAGTACGACAAGCAGGGCCGATTAGAGTTGTTCTACGACGAGCAAGCCCAATCGTTCAGGGCCTTTCAGCCAGTCACAATCAGCGAAGACCATTCTCGACTGGCACAACCACTGGCTTCGGAAGAAGCCGCTCTGGACATTGGTGCGAACAACCTCGTCGCTTGCACAACCACAACCGGCCAACAACTCCTGTACGAAGGACGTGACCTGTTCGAGCGGTTCCGTGAGACGACGCGAGAAATAGCACGTCTCCAATCACTCTTGGAAGACGGTCGATACAGCAGTCACCGCATCCGACGCCTGTACGACCGGCGTACCAAGCGGCGTGATCACGCTCAAGACGCACTCGCCCGTGACCTCATCGAACGCCTGTACGACGAGGGTGTTTCGACAGTGTACGTTGGAGCGTTGACGGATGTACTGGAAACGCACTGGTCGGTGGAGACGAACGCGAAGACTCACAATTTCTGGGCGTTCCGCGCGTTCGTGAACCGACTGGCGTGCACAGCCGAAGAATACGGTATGTCGGTCGAGGTTCGGTCTGAGGCGTGGACGAGTCAGGAGTGTCCGAACTGCGGTTCAACAGAGGATACGACGCGCCACCACGACACGCTGACGTGTCCGTGCGGATTCGAGGGACACGCCGACCTCACGGCGTCAGAAACGTTCCTGAGGCGGCAGACGACGGTAACACGGTCGATGGCACGGCCTGTATGCCTCAAGTGGGACGACCATAATTGGTCAGAGTCACCACGCTCAGTTCCCAACGAGGAGCATACGAACCCGCAAGTTGCCTCCGTGAGCCGGTAA